The genomic DNA AAAACATATGCATCTGCATGAGTTACCCTGGCCTAATTCAGTCTTGACACAACTTTTCGATGCAGATGTTACTATGCGGGTTACGTTGTCTTACTTTATTGAGCCAAACCCTGGCGAAAGAGGTTGGATTCGCAAGCATCGCTATCAATCACATGGTCTGAGATTCGACGTTAAACGACCGGGAGAAACTACGGCTGAATTTCAAGCACGTATCAGTGCCGAAGCTCAGAAAGATGACGACAATGAATCGTCTCCTGCTGATGAACAAAAATGGACATTAGGAAGCTGGTATCGCAAAAAAGGCTCAGTTCATTCTGATGTTTGGACTGGTACTGCAGCGGATCTCGCTAGCTCTGGTGTGCTGGCCGTTTATCCAGTTTCAGGATGGTGGAAGGAACGAAAACACTTAAACTGCTGGGAAAAAGATGCTCGATACTCCCTTGTTGTCTCCCTAGAAACAGACAGCGAAGAAGTGGATTTCTACACAGAAATCGAGCTAAAAATCAAATCAGTAATAGAGACTCATATTGAATCGTAGGCCGATGCAACAGTCAAGGAGGGCAGACTCCTGCCTGCCTTCCTTGTGTGGAAGGTCGTTTGGATGCCAAATTATCGACGCCCCTCTATCCCTGGCGGGATAGATTTCTTTACGGAGGTCACTCATCGCCAACGTTGATGATTTCAACTCGCTGAAAACCGAATGATTCTCGGCGATGCCATCCGCGAATGTCAGCGAGATTGGCCTTTGAAGCTCACTTCGATGACCTCCACTACAATCTCGTCAAACACAAACTCGTTGAGTGTCCGAAAGATTGGCAGCGACAAGCTTCAATCGTTGGGTGAAGCAGGGAGTCTACCCTGAGGACTGGGAGTGCAAAAATCATCCGCCAATCAAAATTTCAAATACGAGGGATGATTACGGAGAACCATCGTAAACACCATTCAGGAAAGGCAGGCAGGAGCCTGCCCTACTGAGCCTTGTCTTTACCCATATCTTTTTCGCATGGCTTCATAGCCACGGATCGCCAGCAGAAGTTTGTCGAGACCGCACCAGATGGTCAGCCAGCCGGGTTCGCCATCTCCTGTACGAAGCAGATGTCCGCCCAGTCCCGCCAGTTGGCGGAAGAATTCGCGGAGCGTGTCAATCTTTGATCCCTTCCGCAGCACACGCAGCATCTCCAGCCAGACCTTGGGGACAACCTGTTCGGCAGGATGGTCCGGTTGCGAGCGGGCGAGCATTTTCATTTGAACCAGACGCACCCCCAGCACACTCATCATTCCAGCCAACGCTTCGAGACGTTGTGATTTCAAGTACTGACGCGACTCCAGACGGCACCCCGTCTTGATCGCCTTATGAAACTCTTCGATCAACCAACGGCGCTCGTAATACTCGATCACCCGCCAGGCCGCCGCGAATGAAGGAACCGGTAACGAGGTCCACAGCACCCAGCGCAAAGGATCAACACCAGCGGGGGCATCAATTTCCCGCACCTCAATCACCGATTGACGAATTTCCTCAAGGCCGACCTGTTTCAGATACGGAGTCATACGTTTGGGGCGAGGAAGGATTGCCTCGGCGACACACACTTCCAGCCTCGCCGTTCGCTGCGGAGATCGGAAAGATCCCCGCACTTCCAACTCATACGTTCCCCACACCGGTTGCTGAGCCAGTAAGTCGTTTACGCTCACGCGTTGACCGTCTGGATCGGTCACGGCCCGATGCATCTGAGCGGCTCGAATCACCCAGTCGGATCGCTGCTCAACAAGATGGCAGAAAACTTCGAAGTTGTCTGCTCCCCGATCAAACACATGCACATACCGGGTTTGCTCAGGCGGCGGGCCGACAAGATCGATCACGCGTCCCCAGACTTCGGACTCCCGCTCGCGTTTCTTCCGTTGAAAGGAAGTCTGTTTCGGAGCCGGTTGCCGATAGAACAGTTCCTGTCCTGCCAACCCAATAATCTCGCCCGAAGCCGCGCAGACCATCATCGAATTGTGCAGGAGAAAGCCACGTGCGGATCCATTCCTGGCCTGCTTCATTCCCTCAATCTGTCGACGAAACTCAAAGTGAGTCGACATCGTATCGCCAATCAGTAAAACCGTTCGGCGTGCCTGTTTTCTGGTCTGTTGCCAATGCGGTTCGGCCAGAGTGGTGAAGGTCACCTCATCGCAATCAAATAATCGGTAAGCGGCTTTCAGATCCGCCCATCGCTCGCACTGTGCCGGCGTGCTGCCATCGGGATGCTCGGCCATCAGTCGTGCCACTTTGACCGCTCGCCGCGTCCGCCGTGCATCTCCCAGATCACAAGTTCCAAAGTTAAGTTCGGCCCACCGATTGACATCAAGTTCGCAGATTGCCACAAGACTGCATCCCTGCAAAAGACTCTTAATGCTGTAAACGTCTTTCGAAGCGGTGTCCCGTCCCGTCACCATACCCCACCCGCATTGATCCTCACGGGCCAGAGTTGACCGAGCAATTCTCGCACCAAATGACTTCCAGAATGCTGCTCAAATGATGAATGTCTTTGAGAAGTAAGAACTTAAGATTTTCGGAAAATGCAAAACACCCCGGCACGACTTTGTAAATATGTGGGTAAAGACAAGCCGACAAAGTCGGTTGGGGCACCCTGTGAGTACATTTCTACGCGGCTGGCCCGTTGAATTGAATTCATTCGCACATTGCATGCTCAAACGAGTTTGAGTATGGGCCCCGGCAAGTCGACAGAGTTCGCCAGGAATCAAGTTCATCAGGAAGTTCCTGTCCCGCACCCCGATTTTATTGTGACGAAAAATGGGAGCAATAAATCCCACTTTCTCAATAAACGTAAGTTGATGTGTCTGCTTTTGTCAGATATGCTGAACGGACGTTATATAGTAATTCTCGTTCAGAATGATTTGCTTAGAGATTTGATAGCATGCAGACGATCTTTCCTCCGATTTTTACTCTTTTACTATTCGGTTTTCTGAATGTCTCTGTATTCAGTTCGGATCAGGAAGAGGAGCATGCGACCGGTTCAATCGAATACAATTATCGCCAGGGAATCAAATATCTCGAAGGAGATGGGGTTGAAAAGAATGGCAAAGAAGCGGCTCGGTACTTCAGCAAAGCGGCTTTGGCAGGACACATCGATGCTCAGTGCTGGCTGGGTGAAATGTACGACTTTGGCAATGGAGTTACTCAGGATTATGTGCAAGCGATCAAATGGTATCGACTTGCTGCCGAGCAAGGGAATGCCTTAGCTCAAAACAACCTTGGAGTAAAATACGTTAAAGGCTTAGGGGTAGAGCAGGATGACGAGCAGGCCTTTAAATGGCTTCAAAAGGCAGCTTTCCAAAAACAAGTTAATGCCCAGAATAGTCTTGGCGTGATGTATCATACAGGCCGGTGGGTTGAGATTAATGAACTTGAAGCGATTAAGTGGTTCAGTTTGTCAGCTGCACAGGGAGATGCGAAAGCTCAGTGTAATCTGGGAGACATGTATAGCATTGGAGCCGGTGTAGAGAAAGACGATGCCATCGCTGCCAATTGGTATCGCAAATCGGCCTTGCAGGGGCATGCAGAGGCGCAATGCTATTTGGGCCATTGTTATTACCGTGGAGAGGGAGTTCAAAAAGACTACACCGAAGCAGAGAAATGGTTTCGCAAATCGGCAAGGCAAGGATTCGCGAAAGCTCAATACATGCTGGGATCCATGTTCGATCATGGAATAGGCGTCGATGTTGATGACGAGCTGGCCGTTTCGTTTTATCGAAAAGCCGCAGATCAGAATCACATGCAAGCCATTTACTCGTTGGGAACGATGTATCATAACGGAGAGGGTATCGAGCAAAACCACAGCACGGCTGCGAAGTGGTATCGGAAAGCAGCTGAAAAGAATCATTCGAAAGCCCAGTATTTGCTGGGCATTTTGTTACAAAGCGGAAAAGGGGTCGATCAAAACTACGAAGAAGCGGCCAAATGGTATCGATTGTCTGCGGAACAGCAATATGCAGACGCTGAATTTCAGATCGGATATCTCTATGAAATCGGACGCGGCGTTCCGAAAGATATTTCACTTGCAATGGCTTGGTATCAGAAAGCCGCTAAACAGAAAAATGCGAATGCTCAGACCAATCTTGGAATGATTTATTTCAATGGCAGCGGCGTTGAACATAATTATGAACAAGCTCATGAGTATTTCCAGCTGGCAGCTGAACAAGGTGAAAAAACCGCTCAATATAATCTTGGCCTCCTTTACTACAGTGGAGACGGGGTTAAGCAGAGTTCGACCGAAGCTGCAAAATGGCTATTAAAGGCAGCCAACCAGAATGATGCAGATGCCCAGTTTATTATTAGTACAATGTATGCCAGAGGGATTGGCTTGAATAAAGACGAAATAAACGCAATGGAGTGGCTGAGAGAATCTGCCAAGAATGGAAGCACAGAGGCAATAAAATTGCTCCGGCTACAGCGACGATGAAATCCTGGATCAAATACGTTAATATTTTACTGTGAAATATGACACTGAAGGTCTATATAAAACTCCCACTGGGCTGCGCATTCGCAGAAGGGAACGTGGATGACTTCGGAAAAATCTTTCGTGGCA from Rubinisphaera italica includes the following:
- a CDS encoding tetratricopeptide repeat protein, which gives rise to MQTIFPPIFTLLLFGFLNVSVFSSDQEEEHATGSIEYNYRQGIKYLEGDGVEKNGKEAARYFSKAALAGHIDAQCWLGEMYDFGNGVTQDYVQAIKWYRLAAEQGNALAQNNLGVKYVKGLGVEQDDEQAFKWLQKAAFQKQVNAQNSLGVMYHTGRWVEINELEAIKWFSLSAAQGDAKAQCNLGDMYSIGAGVEKDDAIAANWYRKSALQGHAEAQCYLGHCYYRGEGVQKDYTEAEKWFRKSARQGFAKAQYMLGSMFDHGIGVDVDDELAVSFYRKAADQNHMQAIYSLGTMYHNGEGIEQNHSTAAKWYRKAAEKNHSKAQYLLGILLQSGKGVDQNYEEAAKWYRLSAEQQYADAEFQIGYLYEIGRGVPKDISLAMAWYQKAAKQKNANAQTNLGMIYFNGSGVEHNYEQAHEYFQLAAEQGEKTAQYNLGLLYYSGDGVKQSSTEAAKWLLKAANQNDADAQFIISTMYARGIGLNKDEINAMEWLRESAKNGSTEAIKLLRLQRR
- a CDS encoding IS4 family transposase, giving the protein MVTGRDTASKDVYSIKSLLQGCSLVAICELDVNRWAELNFGTCDLGDARRTRRAVKVARLMAEHPDGSTPAQCERWADLKAAYRLFDCDEVTFTTLAEPHWQQTRKQARRTVLLIGDTMSTHFEFRRQIEGMKQARNGSARGFLLHNSMMVCAASGEIIGLAGQELFYRQPAPKQTSFQRKKRERESEVWGRVIDLVGPPPEQTRYVHVFDRGADNFEVFCHLVEQRSDWVIRAAQMHRAVTDPDGQRVSVNDLLAQQPVWGTYELEVRGSFRSPQRTARLEVCVAEAILPRPKRMTPYLKQVGLEEIRQSVIEVREIDAPAGVDPLRWVLWTSLPVPSFAAAWRVIEYYERRWLIEEFHKAIKTGCRLESRQYLKSQRLEALAGMMSVLGVRLVQMKMLARSQPDHPAEQVVPKVWLEMLRVLRKGSKIDTLREFFRQLAGLGGHLLRTGDGEPGWLTIWCGLDKLLLAIRGYEAMRKRYG